In the genome of Candidatus Poribacteria bacterium, the window CAATCGAATCAATTTAACATCGGACTCAAAATAGGTAGCAAAACGGATAAATATTGGGATATCCGGATGACACACGCCGAATCAGCAGCAATTGATATGGATGTTTCACATTTTTTCGACGATCCGATGCCAGATTCTTTAGTGCTTCTACCCTCAGGGTGGTCCGTATATGGTAGATTGGATGATAATACCGTCACGATGGGAAGTATCGGCTATACGATCCGAGATAGGTACTATCTACCGGCATCTCGGAGTGGCATTATGCAAAGTCACCGCATCATAGCAAGTTCACTTATCACGCGCGCCACCCGGGTTGGATTAGAACGGTTACCTGAAATGCCAACACTATCTGGTGCCGTCGCGGATTTCATGCAAAAAATCATCCAGTACACTGAAAAGGGAAATGGGAACCCGGAAATGCAAAAGATCGCTGAAAGTTTAGAGAGCAACGTGCTTGGTGGGCAAGTCCGTTTAGAACCTTCCCTCAGCGGTTATCCAGACTTCCGTTATGCGCCAAATGGTGCAGCGACCGAACTCCATCTGAGCCAATCTTCCGCAATGGTATCCGAGCTTGCTTCGTTGGTTTTATTTCTGCGGAGTGGTGTTAAACCTGGAGACATGCTCATCATTGAAGAACCCGAAGCACATCTACATCCCGGTGCCCAAGCAGATATGGCAGTTATTCTGGCGAGTTTAGTTCGTGCAGGTGTGAGCGTGATTGCAACAACACATAGCGACTGGTTGCTTGAAGAAATAGGAAACCTGATTCTTGAAGGGCTATTAGCGGAGCAAACCGACGCGTCAGCGAGCTGGTTGTTACCAGAAGAAGTCGGAGCATGGCACTTCCAAAGAGACGAACCTGTCAAGGAAATTCCTTTTAAACCCAGAGAAGGTATTTCTCCAAAAGATTACGAGGATGTTGCTGAAGGACTCTACAACCGATCGGTGAATCTCCAACAGAGATTTGAAAAAAAGAAAGGTAAGCGCGCGTGAATCTGCATAGACATCTTGAGGAGATTCGTCGATGGATAGGGCACAGAAGAGCAACATCCTATACCAAAGAAGGCTGTCGCGTTTCCATGGCAAGTATACCGTCTGAACGTGTTGTATTGGATGTAGACCTTGCTTTTCCAACAGACAGAGCAGATACAAATCAATGTGACTTTGTTCTTTTTTACATTGACACTTCCAAAGAATGTCTCGTCGGGGTTCCAATGGAACTTAAAGGCAGCACTGATGCCTCAAAAATAATTCAGCAATTGCAAGAGGGGGCACGCATCATTGATAGGTTGGCTTCAAACACTGTCAAAACGGTTTGCATTCCTATCGCATTTCACCGCAGAAAGATTCACAAAGCACAGCTCAAAAAGCTTAAAACTTCCAGAGTGACATTCCGAGGCGAGGAATTTCCAATTAATACAACGCGATGCAGTTATGAAGGAAACTTAGCACAGGCTTTGTCGAAATCGACGCAACGTTGACTTTGCGCGTCTCGGAAACAGTATAAGAAGGAGCATACTGAATGTCTAATACAACCCCAGTTCGGACGGTGATTGTTGGGTGTGGGATGATCGCAGCGGGGGGTTACCAGCCGCGCTGTCAGGCATATCCACATCGGATTGAACTTGTTGGTTACTACGATCAAGATGAGGCGCGTGCCTCGGCATTGGCAGAAAAAGATGGGGGTCGCGTCTACAAGTCGCTTGAGGAGGTGCTGAACGATCCGAATGTAGAAGCGATTGTGAATTTGACGATTCACATCTCTCACTATCCCGTTTCGTTGGCGGCACTGAAAGCGGAAAAACATGTCTACTCTGAGAAACCGATCTCTATCCGAACCGACGAAGCGAATGAACTCGTCGAAACTGCGGAAGCGATGGGTCTGAAATTGGCGTGTGCGCCGTCTGCAATCCTCGGTTACGTTCAACAGAACGTCTGGCAACGGATACGGGAAGGCGAAATCGGCGATGTTATCTCTGCGATTGGTAATTTCGGCGGTCCGTTGGAACACTGGCATCCCAACGCTGATGCGTTTTTGATGCATGCGGGTCCCTTCCGCGATGTCGCGCCTTATCCACTCACTGCGATGACGACGATGATTGCCCCCGTTAAGACGGTACACGGTTTCGCACGGCTCGCTGTTCCGAAACGAACGCTAACCCAAGGACCACGGAAAGGCACCGAGTTTGAGGTGAATGAGAAGGATCACGGATTTGGTGTACTGGAGTTCGAGAACAATGCACACGGACTTATCTATCACAGTTTTACGGTTGCTTCTGGGATTCCGCCTTACGAGATCCACGGCACAGCGGGTGGGTTCTCTCTGCAAGCGCACGATGATGGACGCGGCATCCAAAAATTTACGCCGCAGGACGGGTGGCAGGACGAACCTTCGCCGTCGAAATCCTTTACCGGATTAGATTGGGGGAAAGGTGTCGCCGATTTTGCAGATGCGATTAGATCCGATCGAAACCCGCGTTGTAATGGTGCGCAGGCACGGCATGCGTTAGAGGTGTGCGAGCGGATCATTGAATCGTCCGATGTGGGTAGACCTATTGATGTTGTGAGTCGCTTCCCGGCACCACCGCCTGTTGGGGAAGTGGCACCGTGGGAAGCGGAGTAAGTGGATCGGCGAGGTTAGAAACCTCGCCTACCAAGTTAGGGTTTAAGGGTGAGCATGTTGATGAAAAGCCTGTATGCGCCTGCGACGCCTGCGGGGAGTTGTCTATAGAACGCATAAGCGGCGTAGGTATAGGTGCCTTGTCCGTACTTGGCATAGAGGAACCCACCGTGTTGCGGTTCTTGTTCGCGGTCGTTACACGTGAGGAGTGCCTGATAGTTTGCGTCCCACTCAGTGAGGAACTTTGAACCGCGCTCCTCAACCCACCCGTTGAAATCAGCCTCCGTAATTTGATTGGGATGCTGGAAAATCGGATTTTCTGGCATCAAAATGCTCACTTGTGCGTCCTCTTCGGAGACCTCCTCCGGTCGCCTACCCATTGTATAGGGATAGGGACCAAAGGGGGCTGCATCAAATTCTGGGGTCTGATATTGGACGATGAGGTTGCCTCCGTTATAGACATAATCGAGAAGTCGCCCGTTATAGGAGATGAGATCCTGTCGCACGGCGTACGCCCGGATGCCGATCAAGATGGTATCGTATCGACTCAGATCACCGGTGCGGAGTTCTTCACGATCCAGCATTTGAACGTCGATCCCAATCTGTTGGAGTGCCTCAGGCACCCTATCACCGACCCCCATGATGTAACCGACTTCCATCTCCCCTGGCAGTTCAATTGAAATGCCGTGAAGTGTCATCGTAGCAGGACGGTATAGGTGGCGGGGTTCGAGATCTGTATGGTCAATCGCTTGATAACCGGTGGTATATTCCTCGCCATTATAAGTAGCAACGGCTTGAATTGTGTAATCTCCGCCTGCCTCTACACCCGCAGCAGACACATCGAAAGTAAAGGTCTTGCTGGCACCTTCGTGTGTGAAATCAAAAGACGCGCTTTCAGGCGACGAATGCCACCCATCGGGTAACGTGAGCGCAAGCGTGCCTTCCGCTTCACCTTTCACATTATTTAGCACCTCGACTGTGGCAGTAAATGTGGTTTCCTCATCTGCTGTCGCAGATTGAGATATCGGAACAACACCGATACGCGGCGACATAGATAGACTGATAGCGGGAGCCACCGATAGTAGCCGCCGTCTTTCACCCCATGGTCGGTTGATTGAAACGGTTTGTGCCGGTCGCGCCAGTGTGAAGTCTACGCCATCCACGCGATAGGTTATAACACCGTGCACTTCAGGCGGTGCGAAGGGCAAGAATCGGAATTCTGGACGTTTTAGTGTATAGACAGCGTCGTGATATTCAGAGGCGCGCGTCCAATAGGGTTGGGTATATGCGGCATCCTGTGGCACCTCCACCTCAAACGTGAGAGAGACAGGTTCGTTTGCATTTATGATGATTCCCTCTTTCTGGTCTGAGTTTGTTGGCGTTTGACGTACGTTCCAGCCTTCTGGCGTGCGGAGCGATGCATCAACAAGTTTAGCAGCAACGGGTGAGGGGTTCACCATCCGCATTCCGATTGAGAACGTTTGCCCCGGAATTGCGACAGTAAAAGTTTCAGGGGATCGGAAGAATCCCTCTTGTGCGCCTTCGGGTTGGACGAGCACCTCCAGTGAACACCCGAGTGCGGCGTTCGCAGCACCCATCAACTCCTGTTCTTTGTTTTGAAGCAGGAAAAGCAGATGTGCGCGCGTCGCGTCCTCAAGGTCTATGCTTTGGACATCCTCAATGAGGCTGCGAGCAGTTTTTAAAGCGGCAGCAAGGTGAGGCACAATTGCCCAAGGGTACCGGGCATCATAGTCATGGCGCGCAGCGTCGACACTCTCCTGAAATTGTGCAAAGGCTGCATTCAAATCAGGTGCGTTGGCGAGCCCTGCCATCCCCATAATCGTGGTATCCAGCCCATCAAAAAGGCTCTGTTCGGGTTCCGCTTGCTTGGGAAGTGTTGTATCGACTAACCGCAATTCGGTGAGCGAAGAACCCTTAGACGCACGGGTCTGCCCAACGCCCTGCGAACGTTGGTAACTGAGTCCTTGACGTGCGATTTGTGCATAAGAAAGCCCTAATAAGGCGTTGTATTCACCCATATCAATTTTCAGCAGGGGTGCATCGCCGGTTTGGGTCTCACTGCGTCGCCATCTGGAACGCGAGATATAGAGTTTCTTGGGTTGCCAAGGCTGTAATCCGTCTGCGAGGTGTTCTGGGAATTGACTTGGGTCGCCGGCAGCACGAAATGCCTCTAATGTTACGACCCCCGATACTTGATGGTGTCCGTGTCCATCTTGACGATTTCCCTGAAATCGGGAGATGATGACATCGGGTCGGTAGCGTCGGATGATACGCACCATATCCTCAAGGAGCATTTGGTAATCCCATTTTTCTAATGTCTCGTCGAGTCGTTTGGAATAGCCGAAATCGACGGCACTGGAAAAAAAGAGGTCTATGCCGTAGTAGCGGACAGCAGCGAGGTGTTCTTCGGTGCGGACAATACCGAGTGCGTCAAACAATTCGGGTCCGATAAGATTTGCGCCGCCTTCTCCGCGTGTGGTGGAGTATAATCCGGTTCTGACCCCGCGTCCTCGACTGAGCCACGTTAGCAAGGCACCGTTTTCATCGTCAGGGTGTGCGACAGTATGTAGAACGGTGGCAGTTGTCTGTATGCGCTGTAAGGCGCGCCACACCTCGGAAGCGTTCGTTGCTCCCGCCATTTCTCCGGTCTCTGCCATTGTCGTGCTACCTCCTATTGTTGTGAGCAGTGCGAAAGCCAAAATTGATATTGTGATTTTTTTTAGCATTAGGTCCTCCAAGAGTCTACAGATGGCAGTCAGCCGTCAGCCATCAGCGGTCAGCGGTCAGGATTGGAAATCTTGCCTTTAGAATTGCACAGACTATAGAATTGCACAGACTAACAGTCTATGCTACAAAAAGAGTGCGTCACGGAGCATTTGGACGCTCTGTGGGACACCGATGTGTGCGTCCGCTTTGCCCTCAAATTCAATGGACACGTATCCCTGAAATCCGGCATTTTTTAGAATATCGCCGATTTTAGCATAATCGAGATCCAATGTATACCATTCGCCGCCCCCGTAGTAGGTTTTGGCATGAACGAGTACCGCCTCATCTGCAATCTGCGTCAATTTTTCATAAGGATTCGAGAGGAAATTACCACAATCCATCGTCACTTTCAACCATTCCGAGTCAATAGCCGAGACGATGCGATTGACTCCCTCCGGTGTGCATGTTAATCCCCAATGATTTTCGAGTCCGAGGACGACCCCGTATTTTTCAGCGTCTGGGAGACACTTTTCAATGGCAGCGATGACCCACTCAAACGCCTCATCTTCTGTGTGTCCGGGGAGTGCCGGTTCTTGTCCCTCGACTTCCATCAATTCAGTGAAAGAGGGGACAGTCCCCCATCTCCCTGAGTTGAGACGAATTGAAGGGATGCCGAGTTCGTGTGCCAATCGGATGCAGTGAACGGTGTGATTGATATTTTTTTGTCGCGTCGCTTCATCTGGTGACACGAAGCCTTGATGGATGGAGAGTGCGTAGAGATCAAGTCCGTGAATGAAGGCGTGCCGTTTTAGTTTTTGGAGATAGGGGTTCGCTTCGGATGCCATCTGTTGGTGTAAGATTTCGACCCCATCGAGTTCCAGCCGTGCGGCTTCTTCGATGACGTGCTCAATCGGTATGCGTTCGGGTTTGAAATGCCAGTAAGAATAAGTGGATACACCGAGTTTCAATTTATCACCTCAAATAGAGCGTTTATTGCGGTATGATAACATAACTCGGATGTGAAATCCAGTTTTTTCTCAGTGTTTTGTAAAGAGACGCGGGAGAAATAAAAATAGGGCTGTTCAGTTGCCCTTGGAGGTAACCAAACAGCCCTATACTTAAGTATGATGTAAGTTCTATTCAAAACCGCTGACTTTTGCGGCTTCAGGTGCGCTTGTCGGGAGTTCCTTCTTGGCTAACGTGTCTTCAGGCACATAACCGGAGTAGTCGGAAATCGAGCCGTGGGTCAACGCATACACCACAACGTTTGTCATGAAACGATAGACGCCGGGTGAATAGTGGACACTACGGGTTGGGAGACTGACAGACTCCATTGCGCACATGTAATCACGACGGACCATGATAACCGACAACCTTTCACCGACGGAGATACCTTCGAGGAAGTTCCGTTTCGGCGGACGTGTGCCCCACCAGAAGATGTCGTATCCGACAGGGGGACCACCCATTTCATAGAAGTTATCGTAAATCTCGTGATCGTTCGCGATCCGCTCAATCTGATATTCAGGCATGACGTAGCGCATCTGTGCGAGGAAGAGACGAATCATCGCCTGTGCGGGAGCGTTCACACCACAGTCGTCAAAGACGAGGAATCCGCCTCTTTCGACGAGGTAGCGACGCATACCGGCGGCTTCAGTCTCGGTGAGACGGCTATCCATTTTACCGCCACCATACTGCCGTCCGAGCAAGTTACGCGAACGGGTGAGTGACGGATCGTGTCCTGTCATAAAGACGAACGGTGTTTTGAAGAGGTTGGCATCCGTAAACTTCAGGGCGCCACCTTCAACGTTCATGTCGGTTTTAATTTTCGTACGCTCGTTGAGCCACTTTGTCAATGCGTTGAGGGAAGAAGCATCAGCCCACCAGTCAGAGAGGGAGTGACGGATCCGTGTGAAACGGAATACGCCGCGGATGTCCTTACCTTTACCGATAACACGTCCACCGGGTTCGCCTCTGGGCAGGGGTGGCACTTCAACGTTACCGAGGGTAATGTTTTCAACGACATCGCCGAGTGCGTCGCGTGCGGCACCGACGTTCTCAACCATTGCGAGTCCGGGTGGACGTTCAAAAGCGACTTTGACCTGTACGGCACCGCCTGCGACACCACGACCGATGTTAGCCGGTCCCGCGGAGGGGGCAGTTGCGACAGGGGCTGAGAATGCCAAGGCACCGGGTGCGTCCGAGACGGGGAGATCGGCGTGTGTTACGACCGTTGGCACGGGTGCGTTAGGCGTAACGACTCGCGGAACGTTCGGATTAATCGGTGCTTCTACTTTAACATTTTGGTTAGAAAACTCAAGAACCGTCTGCGGTTGGAAGTTCGACTTAGCGACAAACGCGGTTGTTACACGAGGTTGTACTTGCACCTGTTCAACAACGACGGTGTTCTGTGTCGGGACAGTCGGCTTAATAACCGGCTTGACGACGGGTTTCCGTACCTTAGGCTTCGGTGGCTCCTTGGGTTGGAGCACTTCGGCACCGACGAGATCCTTGAACTGTTCGGTTTGCGTGACAAGATAAATGCCAGCAATGAACGCAATGACCGCGTGGAGTACCAAAGAAGTCATAAAGGCACCTGAGGTTCGTTTTGCACTCATTCGTTATTACCTCCAAAGGGTATTTCTGTATCCTACTAAAAAACAAAAGTTGTTGATGCAAGGATATATGCAATTTCCGTGCCAATGCGAAAAGGTCTGAATTTGCGGTTAATCTCTGCATCAAACGAGTTAAGCTGCACAAAAACGGGCAATTTGTTTTTCAAAGCTGCACAAAAACGGGCAGTTTTTAGCAACCGTGTGCACCGAAATTGGACTTATGGGGCTTTGTCGGCATCTGTGCTAAAGAAGCGGCCTGCCTCCTTAAGCCGCGGTTTGCCTTTATGGAAACCAAAGATTCCGAGGTTGTTTTCCGTGCTGCTGTCCAGTTCGTGAATCTTCCACCCATCCTTCTCCTCTTTCATTAAATAGAGGTGGGTTTCCCCGGGGAACGCGCCTTTGTAACAATTGTAGCCTATGGCACTGGCTTCAATTTTGCTGCCTTTATAGCGAATCCAAAAATCTGACAACTGATCGTTTTGTCCCCATCTGGAACCTTTCGTACCAATACCGATCCATAAACCTTCGATAGCGATTTCAACATTCCGCCACCCGAAGGCGATTGGCACCGGTTCATTTCCTGCAAAGATTGTCCCGAAGGCAACTTTGTTGTCACTCGTCCGAAAGGTCTCCCCAATGGCTCTCATATCGTTATCGTTAAAGGCTTCGTAGAAGTCACTATACACCTTTTGAATCGCTGCTTTCTCTGCGGCAAAGTCAATAGGGGGTTTCGCGGCAACTACGGGTTCGTCAGTCGTAGACGTTGTTGAAGAACTTTCCGTCGGCTTTTCAGCAGAGCCTTCATCTTCAGAATCGCTACCGCAACCCACAATGCCGATACTCATGATGCTCACTGCGAAGAGGGCAAACACGAGCCACATTAATCTCGATTGCATTTTCTAAATTCCTCCTTTAGGTTCATCACATCGCTTGCAAATAAAGATCGCAAGCCACTCACGTCCAAAAATCACGTTTTAATACTGTTTAAGACATTATAACCACTTTTCAAAAATATGTCAAGTTAATTTGTCTAATGTTATCCGTTGCGATTTTCCGATGGCAAATACTGTGCATCCTCAAGCACCTGGATTACATCGGTAACCTGGATTTCGGACATGCATCCATTTTTTCCGAATCGACAGGTCGTCCCCAAACAAGGCGGACAATCCAGTTTGCGTCGAATCGTTTGACATTGTATTCCGATTGGGGCAAAACGGGTTGGGTCTCCAGGTCCGTAAAGTCCGATTGTCGGCGTGCCAACTGCTGCAGCGAGATGCATTGGACCGCTATCGTTCCCGATAAACACATTACAATTATGCAAGATTGATGCCAATTGCGTCAAGGTCGTTTTACCAGCAGTATTAATCGCCTTTCGCTGCATAAGTTGTTGGATTTCGGTGATTATTGGGACTTCATCCTTCACGCCAACAAATAGAACTTGCGTTCTTTTTCGTGCAATTAGCCAATCTGCTAATTCTGCGTACCGTTCAGGGAGCCACCGCTTTAGCGGGATTGGGGA includes:
- a CDS encoding PIG-L family deacetylase, which gives rise to MLKKITISILAFALLTTIGGSTTMAETGEMAGATNASEVWRALQRIQTTATVLHTVAHPDDENGALLTWLSRGRGVRTGLYSTTRGEGGANLIGPELFDALGIVRTEEHLAAVRYYGIDLFFSSAVDFGYSKRLDETLEKWDYQMLLEDMVRIIRRYRPDVIISRFQGNRQDGHGHHQVSGVVTLEAFRAAGDPSQFPEHLADGLQPWQPKKLYISRSRWRRSETQTGDAPLLKIDMGEYNALLGLSYAQIARQGLSYQRSQGVGQTRASKGSSLTELRLVDTTLPKQAEPEQSLFDGLDTTIMGMAGLANAPDLNAAFAQFQESVDAARHDYDARYPWAIVPHLAAALKTARSLIEDVQSIDLEDATRAHLLFLLQNKEQELMGAANAALGCSLEVLVQPEGAQEGFFRSPETFTVAIPGQTFSIGMRMVNPSPVAAKLVDASLRTPEGWNVRQTPTNSDQKEGIIINANEPVSLTFEVEVPQDAAYTQPYWTRASEYHDAVYTLKRPEFRFLPFAPPEVHGVITYRVDGVDFTLARPAQTVSINRPWGERRRLLSVAPAISLSMSPRIGVVPISQSATADEETTFTATVEVLNNVKGEAEGTLALTLPDGWHSSPESASFDFTHEGASKTFTFDVSAAGVEAGGDYTIQAVATYNGEEYTTGYQAIDHTDLEPRHLYRPATMTLHGISIELPGEMEVGYIMGVGDRVPEALQQIGIDVQMLDREELRTGDLSRYDTILIGIRAYAVRQDLISYNGRLLDYVYNGGNLIVQYQTPEFDAAPFGPYPYTMGRRPEEVSEEDAQVSILMPENPIFQHPNQITEADFNGWVEERGSKFLTEWDANYQALLTCNDREQEPQHGGFLYAKYGQGTYTYAAYAFYRQLPAGVAGAYRLFINMLTLKP
- a CDS encoding DUF4159 domain-containing protein, whose translation is MSAKRTSGAFMTSLVLHAVIAFIAGIYLVTQTEQFKDLVGAEVLQPKEPPKPKVRKPVVKPVIKPTVPTQNTVVVEQVQVQPRVTTAFVAKSNFQPQTVLEFSNQNVKVEAPINPNVPRVVTPNAPVPTVVTHADLPVSDAPGALAFSAPVATAPSAGPANIGRGVAGGAVQVKVAFERPPGLAMVENVGAARDALGDVVENITLGNVEVPPLPRGEPGGRVIGKGKDIRGVFRFTRIRHSLSDWWADASSLNALTKWLNERTKIKTDMNVEGGALKFTDANLFKTPFVFMTGHDPSLTRSRNLLGRQYGGGKMDSRLTETEAAGMRRYLVERGGFLVFDDCGVNAPAQAMIRLFLAQMRYVMPEYQIERIANDHEIYDNFYEMGGPPVGYDIFWWGTRPPKRNFLEGISVGERLSVIMVRRDYMCAMESVSLPTRSVHYSPGVYRFMTNVVVYALTHGSISDYSGYVPEDTLAKKELPTSAPEAAKVSGFE
- a CDS encoding AAA family ATPase, with translation MNRIEVPLKVTIRDNPHRDTVAKQPFSAEINVANFGPIKASCVDLRPLTVFVGPSNTGKTYLATLVYALHGAFNSLTHPSLLSPLGSGKVMDLLKLMMNSTTAATAEIQEMLNRLGKHEQPFKLSDMPVEMREHLFSLLKEDTGLFKGVLQQLQDELKNCFDLGSIAELNRLTDEQSNQFNIGLKIGSKTDKYWDIRMTHAESAAIDMDVSHFFDDPMPDSLVLLPSGWSVYGRLDDNTVTMGSIGYTIRDRYYLPASRSGIMQSHRIIASSLITRATRVGLERLPEMPTLSGAVADFMQKIIQYTEKGNGNPEMQKIAESLESNVLGGQVRLEPSLSGYPDFRYAPNGAATELHLSQSSAMVSELASLVLFLRSGVKPGDMLIIEEPEAHLHPGAQADMAVILASLVRAGVSVIATTHSDWLLEEIGNLILEGLLAEQTDASASWLLPEEVGAWHFQRDEPVKEIPFKPREGISPKDYEDVAEGLYNRSVNLQQRFEKKKGKRA
- a CDS encoding sugar phosphate isomerase/epimerase, translating into MKLGVSTYSYWHFKPERIPIEHVIEEAARLELDGVEILHQQMASEANPYLQKLKRHAFIHGLDLYALSIHQGFVSPDEATRQKNINHTVHCIRLAHELGIPSIRLNSGRWGTVPSFTELMEVEGQEPALPGHTEDEAFEWVIAAIEKCLPDAEKYGVVLGLENHWGLTCTPEGVNRIVSAIDSEWLKVTMDCGNFLSNPYEKLTQIADEAVLVHAKTYYGGGEWYTLDLDYAKIGDILKNAGFQGYVSIEFEGKADAHIGVPQSVQMLRDALFL
- a CDS encoding Gfo/Idh/MocA family oxidoreductase, giving the protein MSNTTPVRTVIVGCGMIAAGGYQPRCQAYPHRIELVGYYDQDEARASALAEKDGGRVYKSLEEVLNDPNVEAIVNLTIHISHYPVSLAALKAEKHVYSEKPISIRTDEANELVETAEAMGLKLACAPSAILGYVQQNVWQRIREGEIGDVISAIGNFGGPLEHWHPNADAFLMHAGPFRDVAPYPLTAMTTMIAPVKTVHGFARLAVPKRTLTQGPRKGTEFEVNEKDHGFGVLEFENNAHGLIYHSFTVASGIPPYEIHGTAGGFSLQAHDDGRGIQKFTPQDGWQDEPSPSKSFTGLDWGKGVADFADAIRSDRNPRCNGAQARHALEVCERIIESSDVGRPIDVVSRFPAPPPVGEVAPWEAE